Part of the Sorghum bicolor cultivar BTx623 chromosome 1, Sorghum_bicolor_NCBIv3, whole genome shotgun sequence genome, GAGAGTTCACTTCTGCATAGATGGCTCACAATTCAGACTGTAGTGAACAAGTTTTATTCCTGTTATGAAGCGATTGATCGTAGAAATCAAAGTGGTACAACTATACAAGACAAGGTAATTTTTtgttaaatttttattttttgttcgATCTCCAATTGTTTCAGCAATATATATTGACATATTATTATTGCAGATTGCAAGTGCCCTCAAGATGTTCTCAGGGGTAGAAACCAAGGAGGGCAAGAAATGCAGTGTTGTGTCTTGTTGGAACATACTTAAGGAGGAGGACAAGTGGAAAGCCAAGAGGATTGAACTTCTACAGTTGGAGAAAGAAGCATCAGCTGGAAACAAGTCCAAAAAAAATCTGCGAAAGTGTCTCGACCAAGAGAAGAGGAAGGAACCAACAATGCACATGACAATGAGGCCACCGATGATGGTGGTACTGCTGCAGAGACCGGAGCAAGGAAAAGAAGCGAAGGAGTGAAGAAGGCTAAAGCAAACCTCAGGTTTAGGGGTGCCGAAGCTTGTAAAGAGGCTATTGACAGCATGTGGGCTAAGAAAGAGGTGGCCGATAATGAGAAGGAGAAGgcaaagaatgaatggtttatGCTATCACATGAGCTAGACAAGCAATCTCTGGAGCTAGAGAAGAAAAGAGCTGAATCGGAGGACAAAAGAGCTGAAGCCGAGTTGATGAAACAAGAGAAAGAAATTATGCTTGCAGACATGACCTCCCTCAACACGCTTCAGCGTGAATGGCTTGACATTATGCAGAAAGACATTGTCGCTAGGCGCCGTGGAAATTAAATCTACTTCACGTCATTTGAGCTTAAATATTTAGTTTTTGAAAAGTTCATTCAGTAGAACCTTTGTTTAAATGTCATAAATTTATTTCAGAACTCAGCATGGACGTGTGCACTGAATCTTTTGTTTTCGTTCATGGAAAAATATTTTCAGGAAATAAAATGACACTCATTTAGTTGACTGCAAATATAACCCAGGTTAATACAATAAAATCAAATGTGTTTCTCAGGCTATGGTTCCAAAATAAATTGACAGCAAATAAAATCATAATAATATTCAAATATTGTACGAATATAAATCTGGGTGATGGTTCCAAAGGTGTTCGATGAGATCTTCTTTCAACTGCATATGTGTGTCTTtgtttctgatctgctgatgtgcTTGAATATATTCATCAAGCGTGCGAGTTCGCCGGCCACGACCTATCTCCACATTGTCACCCTGATTTTCAAATTCCTCGTTATGGTCTACCACGAATCCTTCATCTTCGACGATCATATTATGCATGATAACACAAGCCCTCATGATTACTGCTAATGTATCAATGTCCCAAAACCGTGCCCCACCACGAACAATGGCGAACCTAGATTGTAGAACGCCGAAAGCCCTCTCCACCATCTTCCGTGCTGCTTCTTGCGCTTTGGCAAAGTATTGCCTCTTGTTGCCCACAGGCCGACTGATAGACTGGATTAAAGTAGCCCAAGGGGGGTAGATGCCATCTGAAAGATAATAACCCATATTGTAGTCGTGGCCATTTACAGAAAAGTTCACTGCTGGAGCTCTACCTTCCGCGAGATTGTCAAACAAAGGAGATCTATGAAGAACATTAATGTCATTATGAGAGCCGGGCATTCCAAAGAAAAGCATGCCATATCCAAAGGTCATCCGAAGCTACAGCTTCCAAAATGATAGTGGGCTTATCCACATGACTCTTGTACTGACCCTGTTTCTCATATGGATAATTCTTCCACGCCCAATGCATACAATCAATAGACCCTAGCATTCCTGGAAATCCTTTTTTCGCACCCATTGCAAGCAAGCGTGCTGTGTCCGCCTCATTGGGATGTCGGAGGTATTCATCTCCAAACAATTCAACAACTGCACGAACAAAGTGACGCACGCTATCGAGCGCTGTACTTTCACCAATGCGTACGTACTCATCTGTCATATCAGCAGCCATTCCATAACTCAGTATACGC contains:
- the LOC110431894 gene encoding glutathione S-transferase T3-like; the encoded protein is MTQQETQYSPEEVQVVGTRGNRGTKRSKNFSVEEDELICEGWLIASKDPIHGANQNRTGFWGKVRAYFETHNKQTTPRTESSLLHRWLTIQTVVNKFYSCYEAIDRRNQSGTTIQDKIASALKMFSGVETKEGKKCSVVSCWNILKEEDKWKAKRIELLQLEKEASAGNKSKKNLRKCLDQEKRKEPTMHMTMRPPMMVVLLQRPEQGKEAKE
- the LOC110432274 gene encoding uncharacterized protein LOC110432274 translates to MRILSYGMAADMTDEYVRIGESTALDSVRHFVRAVVELFGDEYLRHPNEADTARLLAMGAKKGFPGMLGSIDCMHWAWKNYPYEKQDGIYPPWATLIQSISRPVGNKRQYFAKAQEAARKMVERAFGVLQSRFAIVRGGARFWDIDTLAVIMRACVIMHNMIVEDEGFVVDHNEEFENQGDNVEIVN